The Clostridioides sp. ES-S-0010-02 genome window below encodes:
- a CDS encoding phage tail tube protein, with the protein MANMEARNVMSGTWGELWLDGDKVAEVKKFQAKMEFTKEDIIIAGQMGTDTKYMGYKGKGSITLYHVSSRMHKLIGEKIKRGSEPRFVAISKLNDPDSYGAERIAVKNIAFDDLTLADWEVGVKGEIEAPFTFTEYDFLDII; encoded by the coding sequence ATGGCAAATATGGAAGCTAGAAATGTAATGAGTGGTACTTGGGGAGAACTTTGGCTTGATGGAGATAAAGTGGCAGAAGTAAAGAAATTTCAAGCAAAGATGGAATTTACAAAAGAAGATATTATAATAGCAGGTCAAATGGGAACTGATACGAAGTATATGGGATATAAAGGGAAAGGTTCAATAACTTTATATCATGTCAGTTCAAGAATGCATAAGTTAATTGGAGAAAAGATAAAAAGAGGTTCTGAACCTAGATTTGTAGCTATATCTAAGTTAAATGACCCAGATTCTTATGGAGCAGAAAGAATAGCAGTAAAAAATATAGCTTTTGATGACTTAACTTTAGCTGATTGGGAAGTTGGAGTAAAAGGAGAAATAGAGGCTCCTTTCACATTTACTGAGTATGACTTCCTTGATATAATTTAG
- a CDS encoding baseplate J/gp47 family protein: MYSDQTYEIIKNRTLENIKLDIYKGEGSFLNNMVSGNNLELAKIYIELSKIHKMAFIQDTYNQFLDKRVNEFGVYRKLGTESNGEVEFIGEKGTVITNGTVISYSDLLFVVIKDVTIGSEEGDNSPVQALEVGKKYNLSTNCEFKLVDNISGITKIVNTRSFEGGTDIETDEELKERFYKIQRNQATSGNKAHYEEWALEVDGVYNVKVYPRWDGAGTIKVLIFGKNNQAVDTETIQRCQQHLDEEKPIGPTITVVTPAPIEINISAVMKLEDGYTLDSVKESFLESINSYFREIRGEIIYTKVMGILINTIGVHDLSNLLINGSTDNITITEDKIPSVTSVDFSEVENQ; encoded by the coding sequence ATGTATAGTGACCAGACATATGAAATAATAAAAAATAGAACTCTTGAAAATATCAAGCTTGATATTTATAAAGGTGAGGGTTCTTTTCTAAACAATATGGTATCTGGAAATAATCTAGAACTTGCAAAGATATATATAGAACTTTCTAAAATACATAAAATGGCTTTTATACAAGATACATATAATCAGTTTCTTGACAAGAGAGTTAATGAATTTGGTGTATATAGAAAGTTGGGAACAGAGTCAAATGGAGAAGTTGAATTTATTGGAGAAAAAGGAACTGTAATAACTAATGGAACAGTAATATCATATAGCGATTTACTATTTGTAGTAATAAAAGATGTAACTATTGGTAGTGAAGAAGGTGACAATAGTCCAGTTCAAGCTCTAGAAGTCGGTAAGAAATATAATCTATCTACAAATTGTGAATTCAAGTTAGTTGACAATATATCTGGTATCACAAAGATTGTTAATACAAGAAGTTTTGAAGGTGGAACAGATATAGAGACAGATGAAGAGTTAAAAGAACGATTCTATAAGATACAAAGAAACCAAGCTACAAGTGGAAATAAAGCTCATTATGAAGAATGGGCTTTGGAAGTAGATGGAGTGTACAATGTCAAAGTTTATCCAAGGTGGGATGGGGCAGGTACGATTAAAGTCCTTATATTTGGGAAAAACAATCAAGCTGTTGATACAGAAACCATTCAAAGATGTCAGCAACATCTAGATGAAGAAAAACCTATTGGACCAACTATAACAGTTGTGACACCAGCACCAATAGAAATAAATATAAGTGCAGTAATGAAATTAGAAGATGGATACACCTTAGATAGTGTTAAAGAATCTTTCTTAGAAAGTATAAATTCATACTTTAGAGAGATTAGAGGAGAAATAATTTATACAAAGGTTATGGGAATACTTATAAACACCATTGGTGTACATGATTTAAGCAATTTACTTATAAATGGAAGCACAGATAATATAACTATTACTGAGGACAAAATACCAAGTGTAACATCTGTTGATTTTAGCGAGGTGGAAAATCAATGA
- a CDS encoding phage tail protein — protein sequence MEEKFYIILTKIGREKIANATALGELVGLTKFQVGDSNGEYYEPTEEQTALKNVVWEGNINSLRIDEKNPNWIVIETILPGTVGGFMIREAAVLDNENNIIAIGKYPETYKPRAEDGSIKDLVVKMILQLSNTSNVTLEVDPTLVFVTQKDIQDLDDKFDKNIKEIKVKIGEEILSTDSKDLSGAINEVVKKIENISFDDVISAQIQTDISVLKNSYNKLSEKVLDILIYLELESEVTVDEAGYWYDTLANGNNIVAIEGLKLDLNRKCITGEVGNVVFRDVVLPFSANRVRYIHDMDNNFVETKSSNTYLKEQKDITLNKYSYEIR from the coding sequence TTGGAAGAAAAATTTTATATAATATTAACCAAAATTGGTAGAGAAAAAATAGCAAATGCGACTGCACTAGGGGAACTTGTAGGATTAACCAAGTTTCAAGTTGGAGATAGTAATGGAGAATATTATGAGCCAACAGAAGAACAAACTGCTTTAAAGAATGTAGTTTGGGAAGGGAATATAAATTCTCTAAGAATTGATGAGAAGAATCCTAACTGGATAGTTATAGAGACTATTTTACCAGGAACAGTTGGTGGATTTATGATAAGAGAAGCTGCTGTTTTGGATAATGAGAACAATATAATAGCTATAGGGAAATATCCAGAGACGTATAAGCCACGTGCTGAAGATGGAAGTATTAAAGATTTAGTTGTAAAGATGATTTTACAATTGTCTAATACTTCAAATGTGACATTGGAAGTGGACCCAACGTTGGTTTTTGTGACTCAAAAGGATATTCAAGATTTAGACGATAAGTTTGATAAGAATATAAAAGAAATAAAAGTAAAAATTGGAGAAGAAATTTTATCTACAGATTCTAAAGATTTATCAGGAGCTATAAATGAAGTAGTTAAAAAAATAGAAAATATATCTTTTGACGATGTTATAAGTGCTCAGATACAAACTGATATATCAGTTTTAAAAAATAGCTATAACAAATTATCTGAAAAAGTATTAGATATATTAATATACTTAGAATTAGAGTCAGAAGTAACTGTAGATGAGGCAGGTTACTGGTATGATACATTAGCAAATGGAAACAACATAGTAGCTATAGAAGGACTAAAATTAGATTTAAATAGAAAGTGTATAACAGGCGAAGTTGGTAATGTGGTTTTTAGAGATGTGGTATTACCATTTAGTGCAAATAGAGTTAGATATATACATGATATGGATAATAATTTTGTTGAGACAAAATCTAGTAATACTTATTTAAAAGAACAAAAAGATATAACTCTAAATAAGTATTCATATGAAATAAGATAA
- a CDS encoding phage tail sheath subtilisin-like domain-containing protein: MAIGLPSINISFKELATTVKERSARGIIAMVLKDTKALGFNEIHEKEDIPADLSAENKDYINMALMGNVNAPNKVLVYVLGEEEEVQSSLDFLETKEFNYLCMPKAIEADKNVIKSWIIKLRDTDKVKVKAILGKVAGNHEGIINFTTEDTLVGTKKYSAEEFTSRIAGIIAGTPLSQSITYTKLGDVIDIPKSTKADAESKVNNGELILIKEAGAIRIARGINSLTDLTEEKGEMFQKIKIVDTLDIIHSDIRKVIIDDYIGKVTNSYDNKCLLIVSIKGYLEELEKSALIESNSTVEIDFEAQKSYLKLKGIDLSYMTSQEIKEANTGSKVFLKATIKALDAMEDIDLSIEI; encoded by the coding sequence ATGGCTATAGGATTACCAAGTATCAATATATCATTTAAGGAGCTAGCTACAACTGTTAAAGAGCGTTCAGCTAGAGGAATAATTGCAATGGTGCTTAAAGATACCAAAGCACTAGGATTTAATGAAATACATGAAAAAGAAGATATACCAGCTGATTTATCTGCTGAAAATAAAGACTATATAAATATGGCTTTGATGGGAAATGTCAATGCACCAAATAAAGTATTAGTTTATGTGTTAGGAGAAGAGGAAGAGGTTCAAAGTTCCTTAGACTTTTTAGAAACTAAAGAATTTAATTATTTATGTATGCCTAAAGCAATAGAAGCTGATAAGAATGTCATCAAAAGCTGGATAATTAAACTTAGAGATACAGATAAGGTTAAAGTTAAAGCGATATTGGGCAAAGTTGCAGGAAATCATGAGGGAATAATTAATTTTACTACAGAAGATACATTAGTTGGAACAAAGAAGTATAGTGCTGAGGAGTTTACGAGTAGAATAGCTGGTATTATAGCAGGAACACCTTTAAGTCAATCAATAACTTATACTAAGCTTGGTGATGTTATTGATATACCTAAAAGCACTAAAGCTGATGCAGAGTCAAAAGTTAATAATGGAGAGCTTATCCTTATTAAAGAAGCTGGAGCTATAAGAATTGCCAGAGGAATAAATTCTTTAACTGATTTAACTGAAGAAAAAGGAGAGATGTTCCAAAAAATCAAGATAGTTGACACTTTGGATATTATACATAGTGATATAAGAAAGGTAATTATAGATGACTATATAGGAAAAGTTACTAATAGTTACGATAATAAATGCCTATTAATAGTATCGATAAAAGGTTATTTAGAAGAACTAGAAAAATCTGCTCTTATAGAGTCCAATTCTACTGTTGAAATAGATTTTGAAGCACAAAAATCTTATTTGAAATTAAAGGGAATAGATTTATCTTATATGACTTCACAAGAAATAAAAGAAGCTAATACTGGTTCTAAAGTATTTTTAAAAGCAACAATAAAAGCACTAGATGCTATGGAAGATATAGATTTATCAATAGAAATATAG
- a CDS encoding C40 family peptidase, giving the protein MIINRSKDSSSNEISFVSKDMGFLLTQSEVSYNFKDKLVEDIAKQVFAENKLAVGTIAKTNVKHTKMFIGVNGYDTIMSAYTEASKKTKKKYMIEANLDKFNVIEKGTVTLSVMFEEGFNIINTTFSESMENVKNKVIVVDQYGSKISEKVDSEIFKEVNVIMQKVIQQQENQDVDVDSEFKGIEKSCSLRGYGDVSCITGRGVKVKDSYTKLVGLFYIDTDKHTWQNGEYQIELELNFQNLMDEKSAGQDEPKEESNLGGEGYTGGTEFTAEFTAYCPRKEEGGDTDCREKKLDPSKKTCAAPMVGKYEQTYYTKEFLNKHPLLNYGDEIQVITGVSGRDGVYKVNDVGSAITIEKNGTYHIDILFGNVEEASKFGRRKGKIIIGGYAGNVSDKAKTVISEAKKHLGKPYKWGGNGPNSFDCSGLMVYCFKKVSINLPRTSSQQSTVGKKVEKKNLQAGDLVFFHNPVSHVGLYIGNGEFIEAPGKGKKIRVSNFNSRKDFNIARRIF; this is encoded by the coding sequence ATGATAATTAATAGGTCTAAAGATTCAAGTAGTAATGAAATTAGTTTTGTATCTAAAGATATGGGATTTCTACTTACACAAAGTGAAGTGTCATACAACTTTAAAGACAAGTTAGTTGAAGATATAGCAAAGCAAGTCTTTGCTGAAAATAAGCTTGCAGTTGGAACAATAGCAAAGACTAATGTTAAGCATACTAAGATGTTTATAGGAGTAAATGGATATGATACTATAATGAGTGCATATACAGAGGCAAGCAAGAAGACTAAGAAAAAGTATATGATAGAAGCCAATTTAGATAAGTTTAATGTTATTGAAAAAGGAACTGTTACACTAAGTGTTATGTTTGAAGAGGGATTTAATATTATAAATACTACTTTTTCAGAAAGTATGGAAAATGTAAAAAATAAGGTGATAGTAGTAGACCAGTATGGAAGTAAGATTAGTGAAAAAGTAGACAGTGAAATTTTTAAAGAAGTAAATGTAATAATGCAAAAAGTAATTCAGCAACAAGAAAATCAAGATGTAGATGTGGATAGTGAGTTTAAAGGTATAGAAAAAAGCTGTTCTCTCAGAGGTTATGGAGATGTAAGTTGTATAACTGGCAGAGGGGTAAAAGTTAAGGATTCCTATACAAAGCTTGTAGGGTTATTTTATATAGATACAGATAAACATACATGGCAAAATGGAGAGTATCAAATTGAACTTGAACTAAACTTTCAAAATCTTATGGATGAAAAGTCAGCAGGTCAAGATGAACCTAAAGAAGAAAGTAATTTAGGAGGAGAAGGTTATACAGGAGGAACGGAGTTTACAGCAGAATTTACAGCTTATTGCCCTAGAAAAGAAGAAGGTGGAGATACAGACTGTAGAGAGAAAAAACTTGACCCATCTAAAAAAACTTGTGCTGCTCCTATGGTTGGTAAATATGAACAAACTTACTACACAAAAGAGTTTTTAAATAAACATCCTCTGCTGAACTATGGAGATGAAATACAGGTAATTACAGGAGTTTCTGGACGCGACGGAGTGTATAAAGTAAATGATGTAGGATCTGCAATAACTATAGAAAAGAATGGAACATACCACATAGATATTTTATTTGGAAATGTTGAAGAAGCTAGTAAATTTGGAAGAAGAAAAGGAAAGATTATTATTGGTGGTTACGCTGGTAATGTATCTGATAAAGCTAAAACAGTAATATCAGAAGCAAAAAAACATCTAGGTAAGCCTTATAAATGGGGTGGTAATGGACCAAATAGTTTTGACTGTTCTGGGTTAATGGTTTATTGCTTTAAGAAAGTTAGTATTAATTTGCCAAGAACTTCAAGCCAACAATCCACAGTAGGAAAGAAAGTAGAGAAAAAAAATTTACAAGCAGGAGATTTAGTATTTTTCCATAATCCTGTAAGTCATGTTGGATTATATATAGGAAATGGAGAATTTATAGAAGCACCTGGTAAAGGTAAAAAAATTAGAGTAAGTAATTTTAATAGCAGAAAAGACTTTAACATAGCTAGAAGGATTTTTTAG
- a CDS encoding DUF2313 domain-containing protein: protein MKLIDKLPSFDRNYIVEEIQNAYDTELDILKYDIDDTFAQLFVDTATWGLDVWEDILCIEQKDIDFNTRRSNIKAKMRSRGTSTIEVIKSICEAYTKSETDIKIYSDEFTFILSFIANNCDYKTLLDCSDMIEKVKPAHLLHYLEPIILDKSMVYCGGGMVCSEEVKVHPYFEPIIKCSAVINCGAGMLSREEIKVYPLSIKYIESNCKINIAIANSTGVEKVVVYPKSEVV, encoded by the coding sequence ATGAAACTAATTGATAAACTGCCATCATTTGATAGAAATTACATTGTAGAAGAGATACAAAATGCATATGATACAGAGTTAGATATTCTCAAATATGATATTGATGATACTTTTGCCCAATTATTTGTAGATACTGCAACGTGGGGTCTAGATGTGTGGGAAGATATACTCTGCATCGAACAAAAAGACATTGATTTTAATACAAGACGTAGTAATATAAAAGCTAAAATGAGAAGTAGAGGAACTAGTACTATTGAGGTTATAAAAAGTATATGTGAAGCCTATACAAAATCAGAAACAGACATAAAAATTTATAGTGATGAATTTACGTTCATACTGAGCTTTATAGCAAATAACTGTGACTATAAAACTCTTTTAGATTGTAGTGATATGATTGAAAAAGTAAAACCTGCTCACTTATTGCACTATTTAGAGCCTATAATACTGGATAAAAGTATGGTCTATTGTGGTGGAGGTATGGTCTGTAGTGAGGAAGTAAAAGTTCACCCATATTTTGAACCAATTATAAAATGTAGTGCCGTTATAAATTGTGGAGCTGGAATGCTAAGTAGAGAAGAAATAAAGGTTTATCCTTTAAGTATTAAATATATTGAAAGTAATTGTAAGATTAATATAGCTATTGCAAATAGTACAGGTGTAGAAAAAGTAGTAGTTTATCCTAAATCGGAGGTGGTATAG
- a CDS encoding DUF2634 domain-containing protein, with protein sequence MSAIFPFIGVPEDYILPKTEELPIFREVAWDFEKDEPILEKGDFKIIEKKEALKVWIYKCIKTNRYEHEIYSLEYGTELSELIGQKYTKGLTESEASRFIKEALLINPYILEVNVKSANFNRDILSANVKVSTIYGEVEINV encoded by the coding sequence ATGAGTGCGATATTTCCTTTTATAGGTGTCCCAGAAGATTATATTTTGCCTAAAACAGAAGAATTGCCAATCTTTCGTGAAGTAGCTTGGGATTTTGAAAAAGATGAGCCTATTTTAGAAAAAGGTGATTTTAAAATAATTGAAAAAAAAGAAGCTTTAAAAGTTTGGATATACAAGTGCATAAAAACAAATAGATATGAACATGAGATATACTCTTTAGAATATGGAACAGAGCTTTCAGAACTTATAGGGCAAAAATATACAAAAGGCCTTACAGAAAGTGAAGCGAGCAGGTTTATAAAAGAAGCTCTTTTAATAAATCCATATATATTAGAAGTAAATGTAAAAAGTGCTAACTTTAACAGAGACATATTAAGTGCAAATGTAAAAGTATCCACTATCTATGGGGAGGTGGAAATAAATGTATAG
- a CDS encoding DUF2577 domain-containing protein, protein MANPINEFIGIMREEGKYHNQPSFFIGKIKSKLPNLKIEINNIILEKEDILIDSWILDRQVESFDTETNQEHKHEVKNPFIDNFESGDMVIMFRIGEKFAVVSKLVSL, encoded by the coding sequence ATGGCAAATCCGATTAATGAATTTATAGGAATAATGAGAGAAGAAGGAAAGTATCATAATCAACCTTCTTTTTTTATTGGAAAAATTAAAAGTAAACTACCAAATTTAAAAATAGAGATAAACAACATCATATTAGAAAAAGAAGATATTTTAATAGATAGTTGGATACTTGATAGACAGGTAGAATCCTTTGATACAGAAACAAATCAAGAACATAAACATGAAGTAAAAAATCCTTTTATAGATAATTTTGAATCTGGAGACATGGTAATAATGTTTAGAATAGGCGAGAAATTTGCTGTTGTAAGTAAGTTGGTGAGCTTATAA
- a CDS encoding XRE family transcriptional regulator encodes MFAKRLRELRKEFGFTQRELGEKVGVSQRVLGYYETENRFPDEHILNKLADVFNVSVDYLLGRTLVKENIDTVAAHRKNPHEDLPEEAQEQLNDYIEFLLNKYKKK; translated from the coding sequence ATGTTTGCCAAAAGATTAAGAGAACTTAGAAAGGAATTTGGATTTACTCAAAGAGAACTTGGTGAAAAAGTAGGAGTTTCTCAAAGAGTTTTAGGATACTATGAAACAGAAAACAGATTTCCTGATGAACATATTTTAAATAAATTGGCTGATGTATTTAATGTATCAGTTGATTACCTTCTTGGAAGAACCTTGGTTAAGGAAAATATTGACACTGTTGCGGCACATAGAAAAAATCCACATGAAGACTTACCTGAAGAAGCTCAAGAACAACTTAATGATTATATAGAATTTTTACTAAATAAATATAAAAAAAAATAA
- a CDS encoding phage portal protein, with protein MSENGLSKNINIVDLLLNADTDNLERPSTVVELKRLSSIFDQEFKVMCKALTISKDEEIQNTCLKIDENMKTDIDLPEMQMLTIIEGVCDLDGKLLFKNKELMSKFKAPTPKELARKLLLPGEITNLYRILQDVMGYGKNAVIEEVKN; from the coding sequence ATGAGTGAAAATGGATTATCAAAAAATATAAATATAGTAGACTTACTTTTAAATGCAGATACAGACAATTTAGAAAGACCAAGTACTGTAGTTGAACTTAAGAGATTATCAAGTATATTTGATCAGGAATTTAAAGTAATGTGCAAAGCTTTAACAATAAGTAAAGATGAGGAGATACAAAATACTTGTCTTAAAATTGATGAAAATATGAAAACGGATATAGACTTACCAGAGATGCAGATGCTTACAATTATAGAAGGTGTTTGTGATTTAGATGGAAAGCTTTTATTTAAAAACAAGGAATTAATGAGTAAATTTAAGGCTCCAACTCCAAAGGAATTGGCAAGAAAGCTATTGTTACCAGGTGAAATTACTAATTTATACAGAATCCTTCAAGATGTAATGGGTTATGGTAAAAATGCAGTAATAGAAGAGGTAAAAAACTAA